AATCTATCGAATTATGACATCATTTGAAAATCCTAAAGCAATTCGTCATTTTCAATCAATTTGCGATAGTTGCCAAGACTTAGTTACTCGTTTTCATTCGCCAGCTGATCTTAAATTATATAGTGATGGTTATCTCCAAGCCTTAAGGAATTGCAGTAGTTTAGAGCAAAGAGATCAAGATAAATTAGAGAGATTAATAGAAAGATGGATTGTAGATCCATCAAGTTTTATTGATCCGGAGGGAGATGAAAAAAAAGGTTTTTTTGATAAAAAAAGAATTTAAAATATTAATTTTTATTAACTAATTCAGTATTTATACTTATGGATTGTTTTAAGACGCTAATTCAATTTCTATTTTCTCTTTTAGTTTCCCAGTGTTGTACATTTCGATAAGAATATCTGATCCACCAAGAAACTCTCCTTTTAGATAGACTTGAGGAATTGTAGGCCAATCTGAATATTCTTTGATACCCTCTCGGACTTCGTAATCGCTTAAAACATCAAAAGTATTAAATTCTACACCTAGAGAATTTAGTATTTGAACTACATTATTAGAAAAACCACATTGAGGCATTAATTTTGTACCTTTCATGAATACGATTAGTGGATTAGAGTCAATTAATTTTTGTATTTTTTCTTTTGTTAAGTTGTCCATAATTTTAATTTGGTGTCTCTGTTTTTAATGCTAATGCATGTATAGCTTCTGAAGCTAATTCTTCCTTTAATGCAGAATATACTAGCTGATGCTGCTTAACTAATGATAATCCATTGAATTCAGATGCAATTACAGTTACTTGTAAATGATCATTTCCTTTGATGTTTTCAACGAAAACTTTAGAACTTGGTATTTTTTTAGTTATTAGTTTAATGACTTCTTCTTTTGTAATCATAATTAATTTTAGTTAGCCCTTATATTCTGTTTCGACAAATCCTAGCTGGACTAAACTTTCATATGCTTCTTTACCTTCTGAACTATCAGGAGACATTATCCTAATAGTTTCAATAAGTAAGGGTACAGCTACTTCAGGTTTTTCATTTTTTATATAAAGAGCTGCTAATCTTTTGTTTGTTTCTGCCAAAATTTGTAAAGTAGCCTTACCTTTACTTTGCATTTCAATTGGTATTCTTGCATCAGTTCCTTTAAAAGCTGAATTTAGATCTGAATAAAACGATGCGAGTTGTTTAGCTAATTTTCTTGCGTCTAGAAAAGAATCTTTAGCTTTATCTAATTTACCCTTTTTTATAAAGTCATCCCCTTTCTCTAAGTAAAACTCCACGTTGGCTATTGAGAGTTTTTTATTGCTGCTTGAAAGGACCCTATAGCTATTTGGGTTTTCAGAACCAGCGTAAACTAATTTTTCATAAGGGTGATTTCCCAAAAATATAAATAAAATTGGAATTAACTTTAAGAACTTCATATTCTTATTAAATTATTTAAATAATATTAACTTATTGGGCATTCATCTACCGACATTTTTTAAAGCTAATTTTTCCTCATTGATAATTCTTTCATTTAGAAATTCATTAAACTCCTTAATATTAAAATTTAAAAAGTCTTTCATTACTATTGGTTTTCCTAATGATAAACAAAATTCGCTTCTAAATTTGGGAGATACTCTACTATAAGCAATTCCAATTGGAATGATAATGATCGACTCTGTTTTTTTTGTAGCTAATCGGGCTAATCTATATAATCCCTCTCTGAGAACTAATTTTTTTCCATATTTGTTAATTTTACCTTCGGGGAAAACAACTAATTGTTCGCCTTTTACTATTAGGTCAATTGCATATCTTAAGGTATGGAGAGATGGCGATAATTGATTTATCGAAAAACATC
The Prochlorococcus marinus str. GP2 genome window above contains:
- a CDS encoding DUF6761 family protein, which produces MTSFENPKAIRHFQSICDSCQDLVTRFHSPADLKLYSDGYLQALRNCSSLEQRDQDKLERLIERWIVDPSSFIDPEGDEKKGFFDKKRI
- the grxD gene encoding Grx4 family monothiol glutaredoxin, which produces MDNLTKEKIQKLIDSNPLIVFMKGTKLMPQCGFSNNVVQILNSLGVEFNTFDVLSDYEVREGIKEYSDWPTIPQVYLKGEFLGGSDILIEMYNTGKLKEKIEIELAS
- a CDS encoding BolA/IbaG family iron-sulfur metabolism protein → MITKEEVIKLITKKIPSSKVFVENIKGNDHLQVTVIASEFNGLSLVKQHQLVYSALKEELASEAIHALALKTETPN
- a CDS encoding lysophospholipid acyltransferase family protein; this encodes MFVTQDIVLRLFFSKKKIINNGSSVPLNASVILAPTHRSRWDGLVITMAMGRRVTNKDCKFMVTNSEMKGIQGWFLKRLGCFSINQLSPSLHTLRYAIDLIVKGEQLVVFPEGKINKYGKKLVLREGLYRLARLATKKTESIIIIPIGIAYSRVSPKFRSEFCLSLGKPIVMKDFLNFNIKEFNEFLNERIINEEKLALKNVGR